From Struthio camelus isolate bStrCam1 chromosome 21, bStrCam1.hap1, whole genome shotgun sequence, one genomic window encodes:
- the LOC138061792 gene encoding uncharacterized protein isoform X1, with protein MRKVPSKTEGMHSVCLCSCKAAVELVLVALAHHHLATGNDARAFSYLLERAAAYLHVSSKYLAFLNLNKAEVLRNSGAKKGNVLGYFEEATFLSLKGELAEEVFSRCSRSPVFYPRVYHLKAYVLPALGNEEESLLCLKQGLQVCEDSGNLLEKTWLEMSSESGSCVPWSCFLGQGSACRSRRWARWDVLQWVHVGKGPRELQRHEPCVSWQVLLALLNRRAVAAALYLSEAGRD; from the exons ATGCGTAAGGTGCCCAGCAAGACTGAAGGGAtgcacagtgtgtgtttgtgcagctgcaaGGCCGCTGTGGAACTGGTGCTTGTGGCCCTGGCTCACCACCACCTGGCAACGGGCAATGATGCCAGAGCCTTTTCCTATCTGCTGGAGcgtgcggctgcctacttgcacgtctccagcAAGTACCTG gccttcctgaacctgaacaaagcagaggtgctgaggaactcaggggctaagaaaggcaatgtgcttgggtactttgaagaagccaccttcctgagcctcaaaGGGGAG cttgcagaagaagtTTTCTCTCGGTGCTCtagaagccccgtcttctaccccagagtctACCACCTGAAAGCCTACGTTCTCCCAGCGCTGGGTAATGAAGAGGAGAGCCTGCTGTGCCTCAAGCAGGGCCTCCAAGTCTGTGAAGActctggcaacctcctggagaagacttggctggagatgagcagtgAAAGTGGGTCGTGTGTGCCTTGGAGTTGCTTCCTGGGCCAAGGTTCAGCATGCCGTAGCAGAAGGTGGGCCAGATGGGACGTACTGCAGTGGGTACATGTGGGGAAAGGCCCCAGAGAGCTTCAAAGGCATGAGCCCTGCGTGAGCTGGCAGGTGCTCTtagctctgctgaacaggagggcagtggcagctgcgctatatctctctgaggcagggcgggactga
- the LOC138061792 gene encoding uncharacterized protein isoform X2 → MRKVPSKTEGMHSVCLCSCKAAVELVLVALAHHHLATGNDARAFSYLLERAAAYLHVSSKYLAFLNLNKAEVLRNSGAKKGNVLGYFEEATFLSLKGELAEEVFSRCSRSPVFYPRVYHLKAYVLPALGNEEESLLCLKQGLQVCEDSGNLLEKTWLEMSSESGSCVPWSCFLGQGSACRSRRYYPLYTGISTSELHFL, encoded by the exons ATGCGTAAGGTGCCCAGCAAGACTGAAGGGAtgcacagtgtgtgtttgtgcagctgcaaGGCCGCTGTGGAACTGGTGCTTGTGGCCCTGGCTCACCACCACCTGGCAACGGGCAATGATGCCAGAGCCTTTTCCTATCTGCTGGAGcgtgcggctgcctacttgcacgtctccagcAAGTACCTG gccttcctgaacctgaacaaagcagaggtgctgaggaactcaggggctaagaaaggcaatgtgcttgggtactttgaagaagccaccttcctgagcctcaaaGGGGAG cttgcagaagaagtTTTCTCTCGGTGCTCtagaagccccgtcttctaccccagagtctACCACCTGAAAGCCTACGTTCTCCCAGCGCTGGGTAATGAAGAGGAGAGCCTGCTGTGCCTCAAGCAGGGCCTCCAAGTCTGTGAAGActctggcaacctcctggagaagacttggctggagatgagcagtgAAAGTGGGTCGTGTGTGCCTTGGAGTTGCTTCCTGGGCCAAGGTTCAGCATGCCGTAGCAGAAG